GTTTGTCTCAGATAACGCTGTGGGATTGGTTAGGGAATTGAAGCAGCAACCTGGTAAGGACATTTGGCTCTGCGGTGGTGGCGATTTAGCTACAATGCTTTCAGGTGAAATCGACGAGATAATCCTGAAGGTACATCCGATACTTCTCGGCTCAGGCATTCCACTTTTTTCTGGTGCGATCGAGCAGACTTCACTGGAACTTACCGACAGCAAGATCTACAGTAACGGTTTCATGTTGCTGCACTATCGAGTGAAAAAGTAACTCCTATAACTTAAAGATTTTTTTTCGTCTAGGTTCAAAGGAGAGAGGAATTAATACCGGACTGGGTAAGGAAACAAAAGAATTGTGGATCTACTAAAACCCAATCCGTAGTTATGCTTTTTTGGTAGCACGCAAGTATCTGAGATACTTCATAATTCTAGCAAAAAATAGTCTCAAAAAAGCTATTTTGCTTTGCCATCCAGGATATTTGCGTATCAGATACCATGTGGCTGATGGACTTAACCATATGCCATAGCATTTTTGTAAGTGTTTAGCTAATGCCACTCCCTCAAGTGAATCTGCTAATTTGTCAACTACTTTCAGGCTAGGCGGTAACTTGTTAAGATTCGCCGTTCGATCGCTGTGTAAGTTGATCCAGTGTGGTTCTCCACCTTTGTTGTATGTTTTTGCTTCCGGATGCCCGCAACCAATGTTATGTACAAAAGACACCATCGGTGTAATGTGTACATATTTTTTGTACAAACATGCCAAAGTCAGAGTTATTACCCAATCTTTTTTATGATTGTTTTCTAGAAAAAATTGATTAACAATTGTATATTTTGTTTGGATTGTTGCAGGTATTTTATAATAGTTCCCAAAAGGGTTATACCCCTGTTTATACTTAGCAAGATTCAAATCATGCCAACGATCTGCCCAGGTTCCCAAACCTAAAGCAAATACTCGTTGTGATACCATAAAATCTTCTTGAATGACTTGATTCAAGCCTTGAGGAAAATTTGCATAGGCTGTAACTGAAAACACTTGAGGAAAATCACGATAAGCTACTAACAGACGACACATTCTGTCATAAAAATAAGGATTGGGAACAACGTCATCTTCTAAGTATATCGCAGCAGAAAAATGATTAAAAACTTGAGTGAGGGCAGTAACTGCATTGACATCACAGCCTAAATTATGCGATCGAGATATAATATCAACGGGAATAGTATTGGAAAATCCTTGCAGTAAATTAATAGATTTTTTTATCAATTTTTTGTCTTTTTCATTCCGCGCTCCATCAATGAAAGCCAGAATTTTTTTGGGCTTTAATGTTTGTTTGGCTAGGGCTGATAGAACTTGTTCTAGTAGATCGGGGCGAGTAAAAGTCAGTAGAACAATAGGTGGTAAATCTTTTGGCAGTTCTACTTCATTTAAAGATAAAGGAAGTTTGAGTTTTTGATTAGTGTAAGTGGTCATTTTTTTGGAATATATATCTAAACAGTTCAACCAAGTCGTGTTGCAGCACATTGTCAACCATCCGAATTCACTGATTGTGGAACTCGGTGCTGGTCTGTCTACTCTTTACTCAGTTCGGCGCAGGTAAATAAAGATTTATCCCAAAGGCTTACCTGCTCTATCTCCTGCGATTTTTTAGTTCCGTCGAACTCACGTTATTGACTATCGATCTAACCTAAGTACATCCCGTACTGCTGCCAATAATAAACTATCAAATATCAACGTAAATTAAGTCAGTCTTTAGAAGGATGCCGCGAGCAGATATTAGGTTTTTTGTAAGAAATTATACTTAGTAATGAAGACTAAAGAAAAGTTCATTAAGATGAACTGATAAAACCAGGAAGGCTCTTGGTGTTTTGCCTCTGAATGCTTAATTTAAATAGTTTAGGAATTTGCAAAGGAACCGTGCGATCCTCTGTACCGTGGACAGTCAGCACGGGTGGGTCATTCGAGGTCACGTATATGCGATCACAGCAATGGTTGCAATCGCTCAATCCAGTCACGCCGCACGTCCGATTCCATCCATTTTTTGAGATTAATGTAGCTCTATTTCAGCTATACCCACAGCGTTGGTCTTTTCTTCTAAACTTGCTTTCTTGGATTCCTTCGATCCGAAATAGTTATTTAATTGTTGAGACCAAGATAGAGCCATTGTTGTCAGTAGGTGCAGGTAAATAAATATTTATCACAAAGACTTACCTGCTCTACCTCCTGCTATTTTTTAGTTCTGTCGAACTCACGTTATTGACTATTGATCTAACCAGTTAAGCAGCCCAAGTGAAGTAGCGCCTCCTACAAGGTGAGCCCCAATTAGATTGATGTTTGCCAAAACTACAAAAAGATCTAGGGAACGAATGACATTTTCAGGTCTGTAGACTGCCACTCCTTGAGGTAGAGCTAAAGCTTTCGATACTACAGCAATAACGGTTACTTCAGATGCTAAAAAAGCTAACAATAGCCCTATCAAACTGACGATTAATCCAATGCGTAATACTTGAATTACGTCCTCTTTGCTTGGATGTAGTTCGCGGTTAGGGGACTGTAAAAGTTTATCTAAACGCCTGTAGCGGTTCACCCAATAGAGCCTGAAACACAGCACTAAAATTCCAATAATACCAAAAAAGACTCCAAACCCCATGACCGAATTCGTCGTTGTTTGAACAGTGGAACTACGGCTAAATATTGCCAAGAACAAAGCCAAGCTAGAAACAGCGCCTAGTGCTAACTGTATCCAGAAGCTAATCGGCCTTACTACGTGAAAAGTAGCTGCAAATTTTTGCTTAGTTGGTACAGGTAGGTATGAATTCAACTCATTTGACATATTCTTTCTCCTTAAGCCTGATAAACTATCTTTTGATTTTTGAAAACAGTCTTACTTCAGTAATTTTGGGCTTGGCATAGCGCCTTAAGTAGTTAACAATTTTCTACTTTTTAAAGAGATAGCATCTGGTAATTTCTCTAGTTTGACTGTGATAATTTGGGTTAAACCATTGTAGTTATCCAAAATTGACCAACCTGAGTCCCGATGTGGTGTTTTCATCACCAAAAGTTGTATTTTTTGCAATAAAACCGCCTCGTGACCTGCTGACTCGGAGAGCCTATAAAGTTAATTAATTGGTAAATGTTTGTCAATTTTGAACAAGTTTTTCCCAAGGGAGTTGGGAGCTACAGCTAAAATTAAGACTCCTCGCTCCTGATTGACTTGAAAATCAAGATTACTTTGGTTGATTTCCTGTTAAATTTCCAGTGTTAGCTCAATCAGCCGCACACCTATATATGGATGTTCGACTCGATATGTGATTAATTAATTAGCAACTTGTCTAGCTTCTCTGTCTCTAAGATAAGTACATCCTGCACTGCTGCCAATAGACATCTCCAGAAATTAATTATGTATTACCCGAAAGTCTTGGTAGGGGCGCAAGGCGTTGCGCCCTTACATCTTTTCCACCAGAAGTCTAATAATAAACTATCAAATATTAACGCAAGTCAAGTCAGTCTCTAGAAAGATCTAGCGAGCAGACATTTTTTTATTCTAAGTAGCAAGCTGGGGCGAGTGCTCCGAAGTACCGCATTCCCAAAAGATAACCTAACTAGTGCAATTAATGATTACAAAGAAGTTGAGAATTGGTCTTAATGCGATCGCAATCGCACTTTGGTCATTAAGGAAATATTGGGTTGCTTAAGCGTTGTTTAAGATCGCGGATGGCGGCGCTGGTGTTGCGATCGTAGGCAACTTGAACGCATCGGGCGATTGCGCTTAGCAAATCAAAGTCTGGAAAATAGCGGCTCTGAGTTTGGAGTTGGTAATCGGTTTCTTGCAACTGGTAAATCAATGGCTGTTGATTTTTGAGGAGCCAAACTTCAGGAACTCGATAGGGTAGATAATCGCCCACATCGGAATAACTGGTGACATCAATTTCGATGACTAAATCTGGAGGGGGATCTTGTCGCCAGTCGATACGTTTTTTCCCAGAGATCGCTTGCCAGTTGTCGATGTAGAAACAATAATCTGGCTCAATCCCACTCTCTTGGGGCAAAGCCATGGTCACAGGTGTAAACGCATCATACTCCCGCCCATCGCGATCCAATAGTGCTTTCACAATATCGGCGATTAAATTGGCATCGCGTCCATGCACTGGTAAGGGCGACATCAGCAAGACTTCTCCATTGCGATACTTGAGGCGTGGAAGCGATCCATCCCCCCTCTGGTCACACAAACTCTGATATTCTTGCCAGGTGGCAAGTAAGCGCACTACCGACCCCGGTGGTAATTGGATTTTTTCGGGTGAGATAAGGGCAAACATTGCTAGTGGGTCTCTTTTACGGCGGCTTAATGCAATAATAACGAAGTTTGGATTATTTTACTCTTGGTGCTCATAAGTTCATTGGCACTCCCTAGGAGTCCTTGCTTATCAAAAAATGTTGAGCGATCGCGTTGGCTTGGGCGAAGATGTATTGGTTTAATTCTCGCTCTCGCAGAATTTGTTCGTTTAGCGCAAGGGCTTGAAGCTGTGGCATGATAAAAGGAGATTGTGTTTTTTTGAAGGCGATCGCTCGTTCCGCTAAGAAGTACGCGATCGCCTTTGTCATTTTCTCTGTTTTATCGATTAAGCGTTTAGATTATGTGAGTAAATTAAGGAGATGAGTTGTTTGCAAATTCGCGAAGATGATCTGACAGGTAAAAAGATCGCTGACTTTCTCCGTGAACATCTCGAAAATATGAATGAGATTACACCGCCAGAAAGCGTTCATGCTCTTGATTTAGAGGCATTGCGATCGCCCGATATTACCTTCTGGTCGGCTTGGGAGGGAGCGGAATTACTCGGATGCGGGGCACTGAAAGAACTAGACTCAAGAAGTGGTGAAGTCAAATCAATGCGTACCGCCAAGGCACACCGCAATAGGGGTGTCGCCTCAAAGATTCTTGAACACATCATTAAAAAAGCCGACCTGCGTGCTTACGATTGCCTGTATTTGGAAACAGGGGCAATGCCAGAGTTCGCCCCGGCACGGGCCTTGTACATACGGTATGGGTTCGAGTATCGAGGTCCCTTCGCTGAATACATTGACGACCCGAATAGCGTGTTTATGGCGAAAAAGCTCGCTCGATCTGCTTCTAGAAATGATTAGCACAGTACGTCATTGAATTTCTATTTGGAGACATTTACTCCCTTCACTGGTCACTGGTCACTGGTCACTGGTCACTGGTCACTGGTCACTGGTCACTCTTAAGTTCGCAACCGATAACCCATTCCCCTGATAGTCTCAATCCGCTCGCTTCCCAATTTCTTCCGCAAGTGACCCACATAAACATCAACAATATTTGACCCTGGATCGTAGTCATAACCCCAAATGCGGTTAAGTAACTGTTCTCGACTCATAACCTGCATCGGGTGACGTAAAAACACTTCTGCCAAAATAAATTCACGAGTGGAAAGTTCTACCAACCTATCTCCCACCCAAACTTCTCGTGCGATCAAATTTAGAGCAATATTACCAACTCTCAAAATAGTTTCTTCCTTCGCTCTAGGTACATGACTGTTGCGTAATTGAACTCGGATACGTGCTAGCAGTTCTTCAAACCGAAATGGTTTGGTAATGTAATCATCAGCACCTCCCTCTAGTCCTGCGACCGTATCATCCACACCATCACGGGCAGTCAGGACGATAATGGGGAAGGTTTCTCCTCTTCCCCGCAACTCTTGCAGTACATCCAAGCCATCTTTATCTGGCAAACCCAGATCGAGAATCAACAAGTCAAAATTATTACTATCCGCCAGACTCAATGCATCGCTAGCCTTGATGACGACTGTGGTTATGAACCCGTGTGCTTTTAACCCAGTTTCCAGAAAGGCTGTGATGCGAAGATTGTCTTCGGCGATAAGAATCCGATTCATAAATTCGGTGCTCTTCGTCAGACGCAAGGGGAATCACAAGAGTGAAGGTAGACCCATGACCCAGACGACTAACAAGTTCGACCCATCCACCATGAGCTTGAGCGATCGCTTGCACAATCGCCAATCCCAACCCATGCCCTTCACACTGGTCTTCTTTCGTCGCCCTTACAAAACGCTCAAAAATGCGTTTTTGGTCTTCTGGGGCAATTCCAACTCCTGTATCGCTTACCCAAATATAAACACGATCCCCTTTTACAGAGGAACCAAGTGTAATGCTATCATTATTGCTCGTGTGGCGAACTGCATTCTGAATTAAATTCATCACCGCTTGAGTTAACCTCTGACGGTCAACCACGATCGGACTCAACCCTTTAGATTCCAACCGCCAATCCCGATTGGCAAGCGATCGCGCTTTGAGATATATTTCCTCTGTCAGCCAATCTAGTTCTTCTGGCTTTAACCTGAGAAAATCTGGACGTTCTGTTTTTGCTAGCAGTAGTAAGTCATTAACCAGGCGACTCATGCGGTCTAACTCATCCATCACCAAGGCAATAGTCACCTCTTGTTTTTCTGGGCAAAACGGTAACATTTCCAGATGACCCTGAATCACCGTAATGGGAGTCCGCAGTTCATGACTAACATCGTTGAGAAACTTTTGCTGGCTATCAAAGGCAAACTGTAGCCGATCCAGCATTTCATTAAAAGTTTTCGTCAACTCCGCTATTTCATCCGCTCCCTTCACAGGAATACGCTGTGTCATATCTGACTCAGTAATAGACTGAGCCGTTTTCGTTAGCAAACGTAGAGGATAAAGTACCCTACCAGCCGTAACCCATGCTAGTAAGAAAAAGATGAGCAGAACAATCAGTGTGACTTGCATGACCAAGGAAATGGCATTCGTTCCCGCTTGAAAGGCAGCTGAAGCATCATGAATTGCAATAAACATGGCTCTTTCTTCGCCTACACTGACTGGGTATGCTACATAACGAATCCTTTGTGTAGAAGTTTGTATGTAACCGTTTTTTGGTTCCTTAAGTTGAGTCCAGCGCTGTATCAGGGCTGGATACTGCTCTAAAAGCTCAGAAGGTAAAATCGGGCTGTATTTGTAAATTTCGTCGTTGATGAGAGTAATAATATACTCATTACGTGTAGGAGCATAACTAGCCAAAAATTTATCAAACAATGCAGCAGTCTCTACTGGATTTTCCGATCGCTTTGCACTATACTGCTTTTCCAGTAACTTAAATCGCGCTACTTCTTTAGCCAAAGAAGCGTCAGATCTTGCTTTTAAATCATCACAATATATCTGGCGAGTTGTTTGGATAGAAAAGATTGCCGTACAAGCTGTTAGCAGAAAGTACCAAACTAACAGACGGGCGCGGACGCTATGGAAAGTTCTGCGCCATCCTTGTGGAGGTGGATACTTTGCTACTATTCCTGTAGATTTGCTGTTCGCTTGATATTTATTCGCCATATTTCTACAAGTCGTTTGCCAACCTCATCCAGTTTCCGCAAGCAAAGTAAATTAGCCGTGAAGCTTTGGTGAAAAAATTTTAATAAAAGGGAGTAGGGAGTGGGGAGTAGGGAGTAGGGATTCAAGAGACTAACAACTAACAACTAACCATTTGACACCTATCCTCATCTGACATAAACTGATATGCTACGACCTGTAATAACAGTTTTCCATCTTAATTGTAATTAAACGTGGCTCATAACTACCAGCGTGCCAAACTCAGAGGTAAATCCTTCAAAGGGCAAGACTTAACAGGCGCAGATTTCTCCTATTCAGATATCCGAGGTGCTGACTTTACGGGTGCCTTCCTTAAAGGAGCAAACTTCAGTCATGTTAAAGCGGGACTGCAACGTCGTTGGGTAATTGCCACAGTCATTATTGCATTACTACTATCAGCTATATCGGGATTGCTATCAGCTACTGGTGGTTCTCTCATAGGATGTATTCTCGCTAATGGGAACCGTGAAAATACTTATGTAGCTGCCGTTAGTTTAACAGTGTTGTTTGTCTTTTTTCTCATCACTATGCGCCAAGGAGTAGCAGCCGCTTTTGGTTTTTTGGCAGTAGCAGTGACATGGACAGCTGTAGCAGGAGTCACATGGGCTGGGATAGTAGCAGTGACATGGGCGAGGGCTGGAACTCAGACAGGAATTATGGAATTGGCAACATTTGTGGCAGTCGTCGTCACAGGAGCGATCGCAGCGCTCGCCGCAGCGACGGGTGTTGTTATTATAGCAGGGGCAGCAGCGATGGCAGGGGCTGTTGCTGGATTATTGGCAGTCGCAGTGACAGTGTCTGTAGCAGGGGCTGTCGCTGGGGTAGGAGTGGTAGCAGCCGTTAGGATAGGAGGTCCGGTCGTAGGATCGTTAGCAGGAGCAGTCGCAGTCTTGACAATATTCCTGTCTGCTGACATTGGTTGTCGCGCACTCTTTGAAGATGAAAGACAAATCTGGGTTCGCAATGTTGCTCTGGATTTTGTCACAAGGCGTGGAACGAATTTTCAAGGTAGCAATTTGACAGATGCCAACTTTACACAGGCAAGACTAAAAAACACCAATTTCAACAAATCTATCCTGACACGTACTTGCTGGTTTCAGGCAAAAATGCTGAATCGGGCTGATGTTAGGGATTCTTATCTTGAAGATAAGAATTTACGACAACTGCTAGTTACAAAAGATTTACAAGGCAAAACTCTTGATGGCTGGGATTTACAAAGTATGAATTTGCAGGGCGCAAATTTGAAAGATGCTAGCTTCATTGCAGCCAAGCTAAATGAATCGAATTTGCAAGATGCCGATCTTTCCAGAGCAAATCTTACAGGAACACAACTAGACAAAACAGATTTGAGAGGTGCAACTCTGACAGGTACATACATCGGAGACTGGGGCGTTACTCCGGAGACAAAGCTAGATGGCGTACATTGTGACTATATTTTTATGTACGTGCCAACAAAAGATAATCCCAATCCCCATCGTCTACCTGCTAACTGGGATCGGACGTTTAAAGAAGGTGAATTTACTCAATTAATGACCCCGGTGCCTAAGTTATCAAAGATTTAGATCGCTCCAAACGTCTCTCCCATAGGTCAAGAACATCCATCCTTCAAAACAATTGGGTTGTCAAATTGTTTTTAATCTTGAATGGTTCTGCTCTTGCTAAATATACTGAAGGTAAAGTATCCATTAGTATCGCACTTTCAACTATAATTTTTAGGTCAATTGTTATAAATCTTAATTATTAGTGATATTTTATTTACCATCAAAAAATGTAACATATATGTACTGTAAAATACACTTAGAGAACAAAATTGAAAGAAAAACTAAGTAAACTTCTGCATTTATTAGGTTTTAGTTAATCAAGGAGTGCCTGGTGGAATATCTTATTTATTCTCTGATGGACAGTGCTTACGCGGAAGCAACTGTAGAAGATGAATTTAGTTTGCCAGAGTTTAAATTAACGTTAGATTGGAAAAAACTTTTTAAATCGACTTGGCTTACGTATGCTACGGCTACAGCCTTGTTTGCAATTTTAGCCCAATCTCAAGTCGTGTCAGCCGCTTACTCCGGTCCTGGTAGATATTATGTCAGCACAAATGGTAGTTGTCTCAATATTCGTACAGGTCCATCGACTTATTACTCTAGAGTAGCTTGCTACCGCAATGGCTCTCGACTTCCAAATGTTAGAGGATATACAAGAGGATTCGCTCGCTTGTCTACTGGCTATTATGCTTCTACAAGATGGATTAACCGGAGACCTGGTAGTGGACATACTCCCGGTCTTGGTGTTGGTGGTCGTGTCTTGAGTTTGGGTTCTCAAGGATCTGCTGTTAGAAGAGTTCAAAGAATTTTGGGAATAACACCTACCGGATACTACGGTACTGCAACTGCAAGAGCAGTCCGAAACTTCCAGCAAAACAACAGCATATACCCAGTAGATGGAAGAGTTGGACCGGAAACCAGAAGAGCATTAAATCAATATGCAAACACGGGTTACACGCCTAACTACGATGATGACTACCTCTACCGTAATCGCGATCGCTACGATACTACTTACCTGTACTCTAGCCCCGATCGCTACTATGATGACTCCCTCTATCGTAACCGCGATCGCTACGATACTGATTACCTCTACTCTAGCCCCGATCGCTACTATGATGATGACTATCTCTATCGTAATCGCGATCGCAATAACGACTATTACAGTTACAACAGCGATTACAGCACGGGTGGTCGAGATGTCCTTTCAAGAGGTTCTCGAGGTAGTGCTGTTAGAGAAATTCAGAGATATCTGGGTGTGCGAGTGACGGGTAATTACAATCGTGCAACAGAAAGAGCAGTCAGAAACTTTCAAGCCAAAAATGGCTTACCTGTAACTGGAGTTGTTGATTCAAATACCCGAATGTTTTTAGGGTTATAAACTGTAAATTGAAACCGATACACCTTTACCCAAAGCTTGACTTTTTAGGGATATTGAGGTACTATCTTCAGACGCTTGATTAGTGCGGGATGCAAAAGCTTACTTGGCGTGAGAACCTTGAAACACTTAGCACAAACTAATTGTTAAAAACTGAATACATTTTTAAGTCTCGTACTGAATTAATTTCAGTATCTCTAACTGGGGATTAGTGGTCAAGGAACCTAAGCCATGGGGCAAGGGAACCAAGCCAAATGGCACTTCTAGTTGAGCGAACTTATACCGTGGAGTTGGGTTTGTACAGATTTATCTACTTGTGGGTAGCTTTGTCCAAACTTTTAGAAGCGGTTAAGTGGTTAATAACCTCTTGTAGGATGGGCATCCTTGCCCGTCCTAAATATAATGGAGGCAGAAATGCCTATCCCATAAAATCCTAACCACCAACGGTGACAGGCGAGACGCCTATCCCACTCCACAAAATCCTAACCACCAACGGTGACAGGCGAGACGCCTATCCCACTCCACAAAATCCTAACAACTAACGGTGACAGGCGAGACGCCTATCCCACTCCACAAAATCCTAACAACTAACGGTGACAGGCGAGACGCCTATCCTACTCCACTAACAACTAACAACTAACGGTGACAGGCGAGACGCCTATCCCACTCCACTAACAACTAACGGTGACAGGCGAGACGCCCATCCCACTCCACTAACAACTAACGGTGACAGGCGAGACGCCTATCCTACTCCACTAACAACTAACGGTGACAGGCGAGACGCCTATCCTACTCCACTAACAACTAACAACTAACAACTAACAACTAAGTATTTTCAAAGATGATGAATCGGTATCTCAACAACAAATTCAGTGCCTTGACCCAACTTGCTACGACAGTAAAGTTTCCCTCCATGTTTCTCAACGATCTGGTAGCTAATTGACAGCCCTAAACCCGTACCAACACCAACAGGTTTCGTCGTAAAAAATGGATCAAATAGTCGATTTTGAACTTCTGGAGTCATACCCGAACCATTGTCAGCAATGCAAATAGCAACATAATTACCCTTAACTATCTCAGTATTTATGCGGATTTTAGGATGGAAAATTTGAGATTCTTGCAGTAAAGAACTCTTACCACATCCGAAAGTTGTCAATGCAAGCTGTGAATTGTAAATTGCAAAATTGCTTCGACTCCATTGCTCTTCCAACGCATCAATGGCATTTGCAAGCAAATTCATAAACACTTGGTTTAGCTGTCCGGCGTAGCAAGCAATTGGCCCAAGAGGCTCATAATTTTTAATAACTTCAATTTCAGGACGAGTTGTTGTTGCCTTGAGTCGATGTTGTAAAATCATGAGTGTACTGTCAATTCCCTCACGAATATCCACTGCTTTCATTTGGGCTTCATCATGACGGGAAAAGCTGCGTAACGAACGGACAATTTCACGAATGCGATCGGCTCCCATTTTCATGGAAGTTAACAGCTTTGGCAAGTCCATCATCAAAAAGTCCAAATCAACAGCTTCGATTTCCTCAAGAATTTCTAGAGAGGGCTGGGGATATGTTTGCTGGTAAAGTTTCAGCAAATTTAACAAATCCTCTACGTAGCCATTGGCATGAACTATATTGCCAAAAATAAAATTGACTGGATTGTTGATTTCATGGGCGACTCCAGCAACCAGTTGTCCCAGACTGGACATTTTTTCACTTTGTACAAGTTGAGTTTGCGTTTTTTTCAGTTCTTCTAAAGTTCTTTCAAGTTGATATGCTTGTTTTTGGGCATTGACTGCAGCTTGACGAGTGTGTCGATAAAGTTCAGCTTGGTTGACAGCGATCGCTAACTGAGCAATAACTGCTTGTAAAAGTTCTACTTCACTATCAGTCCAAGGACGCGGGTAACTGCATTGAGCGCAGGATATAACTCCAATGTCACCAGAACGTGTTTTAAACGGTAACTGTATTGTTGATTGGTATCCCAAAGATTGAACTAACTGCCGAAAATTGGAATCAGCAAAAGTTGCCACATCATCTATCCGAACGATTTCTTGGTTTAACAGCTGCTGATGAACCGAACCAATAAGAATCTCCGGGTAACAACCCAGTACTGCAGGTAAATTTGGATTTCTTGCTTCCTTGATAGCTTCCCAAATTGGTGGGTTGGTATCTGGTTTGTACCAACAGAAGGTACAACGATCAATTTGCAACAACTGCTGTATTTCTTGGATTGCTGTTTCAATAACTGTATCTAGGTCAAGAGAGTTACGGATTTGACTCGCTAACCTATTGAGTAGTTGCTCTCTCTTTGCTAGCGCTCGAAACTGTGCTGCTGATTTGCCAACACCCGTTTCAGCCCACTTGGGTTGTGAAATGTCTCTAATAGTTGTGGCTAATGCTGTTTGTTTCTTAACCACTGCCTCTTGAGTGTACTTGCCTTCGGTAATGATTTCAGAAGAGAAAATTGTGCCGCCTATTTCACCATTGCTGTCATACCAAGGGTAACCCTTCCATTTCACCCACTCCACAGAACCATCTTCCCGGACAAAACTGTCAGTTGACGCGTTTTCGGTATAACCAGTCAAACACAGTTGATGCACTGTTTTCCATATGTCGGGAGTTTGAGGAAAAACCTCATAATGCTCGCGACCAATATAGCTTTCCTGTTGGAAACCGTAGTCTGTTAACCATCTGCGGGTGGCTGCCATGTAACGCATGTGGCGGTCAAACATGGCCACTGCTGTGGGTGTATACTCCAAAAACAGTTGGAATTCTGGACAGTTGTGCAAGTACATAAATTGGCCAGGGGGTGCTTGATGTGCTGCCAAGGTGTTAAATTATTGGGATGAAGACATTGTTAGTAATGTAACTATTGTGTAGTTACTTTCGCTTCCGAGTTTTCTCCTAATTTTAGTACTAGTTGTCAATAGAAATTATTAATAAGTGTGGTTTTCGTAAAATGGGACTCCAGTGTTTTGAAAGTATACAAAAGCAACATTTGAATTCTCATTTTAGTCACCAGAAATATTTTGACAAAGGTTGCAATTCCTAACGAATCTTGATTTAGACGATTTTTTGTGTATGAAATCAATATCCACTTTTTGGTCTTAAATAAAACATTAGCTTTATTTATCATGGAAAAAGTTGGACAGAATTTTTGTAAATAGGTAGATTAACTTGAGTAGGGCGAATACGGAAAAACCCAGCTTTTTTAAACTGGGTCTTTGCATTGAGATCATTGTACTTTATTATTTGGCACGATTGCTTAACTAAAATTTTACGTACTTATACCAAAGTAATCTTGCACGATTTGCAAAATTCGCTTTGAGGCTTGCCCATCCCCAAAGGGATTAATCGCGTTTGCCATTGTTTCATAAGCAGTTAGATTGGTTAGTAATTCAACTGCATTGGCACAAATATTCTCACTTGCAGTTCCCACCAGTTTAGCAGTACCCGCAGTCACCGCCTCTGGTCTTTCTGTGGTTTCTCTCAGCACCAGTACTGGTTTTCCCAAACTTGGTGCTTCTTCCTGCAAACCACCAGAATCAGTCAGCACAAGATGCGATCGCATAATCGCTCCCACAAGTTCGGCATAATCCAAAGGTTCTGTCAGA
This genomic interval from Scytonema hofmannii PCC 7110 contains the following:
- a CDS encoding pentapeptide repeat-containing protein, translating into MAHNYQRAKLRGKSFKGQDLTGADFSYSDIRGADFTGAFLKGANFSHVKAGLQRRWVIATVIIALLLSAISGLLSATGGSLIGCILANGNRENTYVAAVSLTVLFVFFLITMRQGVAAAFGFLAVAVTWTAVAGVTWAGIVAVTWARAGTQTGIMELATFVAVVVTGAIAALAAATGVVIIAGAAAMAGAVAGLLAVAVTVSVAGAVAGVGVVAAVRIGGPVVGSLAGAVAVLTIFLSADIGCRALFEDERQIWVRNVALDFVTRRGTNFQGSNLTDANFTQARLKNTNFNKSILTRTCWFQAKMLNRADVRDSYLEDKNLRQLLVTKDLQGKTLDGWDLQSMNLQGANLKDASFIAAKLNESNLQDADLSRANLTGTQLDKTDLRGATLTGTYIGDWGVTPETKLDGVHCDYIFMYVPTKDNPNPHRLPANWDRTFKEGEFTQLMTPVPKLSKI
- a CDS encoding GNAT family N-acetyltransferase, which produces MSCLQIREDDLTGKKIADFLREHLENMNEITPPESVHALDLEALRSPDITFWSAWEGAELLGCGALKELDSRSGEVKSMRTAKAHRNRGVASKILEHIIKKADLRAYDCLYLETGAMPEFAPARALYIRYGFEYRGPFAEYIDDPNSVFMAKKLARSASRND
- a CDS encoding Uma2 family endonuclease, which encodes MFALISPEKIQLPPGSVVRLLATWQEYQSLCDQRGDGSLPRLKYRNGEVLLMSPLPVHGRDANLIADIVKALLDRDGREYDAFTPVTMALPQESGIEPDYCFYIDNWQAISGKKRIDWRQDPPPDLVIEIDVTSYSDVGDYLPYRVPEVWLLKNQQPLIYQLQETDYQLQTQSRYFPDFDLLSAIARCVQVAYDRNTSAAIRDLKQRLSNPIFP
- a CDS encoding sensor histidine kinase, with amino-acid sequence MANKYQANSKSTGIVAKYPPPQGWRRTFHSVRARLLVWYFLLTACTAIFSIQTTRQIYCDDLKARSDASLAKEVARFKLLEKQYSAKRSENPVETAALFDKFLASYAPTRNEYIITLINDEIYKYSPILPSELLEQYPALIQRWTQLKEPKNGYIQTSTQRIRYVAYPVSVGEERAMFIAIHDASAAFQAGTNAISLVMQVTLIVLLIFFLLAWVTAGRVLYPLRLLTKTAQSITESDMTQRIPVKGADEIAELTKTFNEMLDRLQFAFDSQQKFLNDVSHELRTPITVIQGHLEMLPFCPEKQEVTIALVMDELDRMSRLVNDLLLLAKTERPDFLRLKPEELDWLTEEIYLKARSLANRDWRLESKGLSPIVVDRQRLTQAVMNLIQNAVRHTSNNDSITLGSSVKGDRVYIWVSDTGVGIAPEDQKRIFERFVRATKEDQCEGHGLGLAIVQAIAQAHGGWVELVSRLGHGSTFTLVIPLASDEEHRIYESDSYRRRQSSHHSLSGNWVKSTRVHNHSRHQG
- a CDS encoding DUF3611 family protein: MSNELNSYLPVPTKQKFAATFHVVRPISFWIQLALGAVSSLALFLAIFSRSSTVQTTTNSVMGFGVFFGIIGILVLCFRLYWVNRYRRLDKLLQSPNRELHPSKEDVIQVLRIGLIVSLIGLLLAFLASEVTVIAVVSKALALPQGVAVYRPENVIRSLDLFVVLANINLIGAHLVGGATSLGLLNWLDQ
- a CDS encoding response regulator transcription factor, which codes for MNRILIAEDNLRITAFLETGLKAHGFITTVVIKASDALSLADSNNFDLLILDLGLPDKDGLDVLQELRGRGETFPIIVLTARDGVDDTVAGLEGGADDYITKPFRFEELLARIRVQLRNSHVPRAKEETILRVGNIALNLIAREVWVGDRLVELSTREFILAEVFLRHPMQVMSREQLLNRIWGYDYDPGSNIVDVYVGHLRKKLGSERIETIRGMGYRLRT